In Streptomyces sp. NBC_01551, one DNA window encodes the following:
- a CDS encoding phosphatase PAP2 family protein, with the protein MAGLTTGGPNVDVSLLYGINGLSRHAPNGLGRALGLIGEYGILLALVLLVLWCWRGARRQDEATAVESFAALVWAPLGAGIALLVNVPLRGFVGRPRPFRQHAGLEVLEPGLSTTDFSFVSDHATLAMALGVGLFIANRRLGFIGIGLALLEGVCRVYMGVHYPTDVIGGLALGTAVVLLLAPAAMALLTPVVRAVARSPRAGRLVRAKDRVLAQPVGLAPTPPPGAHQSDLAA; encoded by the coding sequence GTGGCTGGACTCACAACCGGTGGGCCGAACGTGGACGTAAGCCTGCTGTACGGGATCAACGGGCTCTCCCGGCACGCCCCGAACGGGCTCGGCCGGGCGCTGGGCCTCATCGGCGAGTACGGGATCCTGCTGGCCCTGGTGCTGCTCGTGCTGTGGTGCTGGCGCGGCGCCCGGCGGCAGGACGAGGCCACGGCCGTCGAATCGTTCGCCGCGCTGGTCTGGGCCCCGCTCGGCGCCGGGATCGCCCTGCTCGTGAACGTCCCGCTGCGCGGGTTCGTCGGGCGGCCGAGGCCGTTTCGGCAGCACGCCGGGCTGGAGGTCCTCGAACCCGGCCTCTCCACGACCGACTTCTCCTTCGTCAGCGACCACGCCACCCTCGCGATGGCGCTCGGCGTCGGCCTGTTCATCGCGAACCGCAGGCTCGGCTTCATCGGGATCGGGCTGGCCCTCCTGGAGGGCGTCTGCCGTGTGTACATGGGCGTGCACTACCCGACGGACGTCATCGGCGGTCTCGCCCTCGGCACCGCCGTCGTCCTGCTCCTCGCGCCGGCGGCCATGGCGCTGCTGACCCCGGTGGTGCGCGCGGTGGCCCGCTCCCCGCGCGCCGGGCGGCTGGTACGGGCCAAGGACAGGGTGCTGGCCCAGCCGGTCGGACTGGCGCCGACACCGCCGCCGGGTGCGCACCAGAGCGACCTGGCCGCCTGA
- a CDS encoding bifunctional lytic transglycosylase/C40 family peptidase, which produces MAGGIGIGLCLGFLVLLVVGTYSAAAGLAGARGGGQAVGLVKGAVPGKYQALVQKWGTLCPAISPPLLAAQLYSESGWNPTAVSPADARGIAQFIPGTWAGHGIDGDGDGDRDIWDPNDAIPSAASYDCELAKDVARVPGDATKNMLAAYNAGAYAVIKYGGVPPYKETQGYVKTITTLAQSFAKPVGRVAPSQQAAGAIYFAQKQLGTPYLWGGNGTPDQDGRFDCSGLTKAAYETVGIELPRVANDQYNAGAHPSRAELLPGDLVFFSDDLTNSREIRHVGLYVGGGYMINAPYTGAVIRFDKIDTPDYFGATRVTKDGAQALPEPKSAARAS; this is translated from the coding sequence ATGGCAGGCGGAATCGGGATCGGGCTGTGCCTCGGCTTCCTCGTACTGCTCGTGGTCGGTACGTATTCGGCCGCGGCGGGACTGGCGGGAGCCCGGGGCGGTGGCCAGGCGGTCGGCCTCGTGAAGGGGGCCGTACCGGGCAAGTACCAGGCGCTGGTGCAGAAGTGGGGCACCCTGTGCCCGGCCATCAGCCCGCCGCTGCTCGCCGCCCAGCTCTACTCGGAGAGCGGCTGGAACCCGACGGCCGTCAGCCCGGCGGACGCGCGCGGCATCGCGCAGTTCATCCCCGGTACTTGGGCGGGCCACGGCATCGACGGCGACGGTGACGGCGACCGCGACATCTGGGACCCCAACGACGCGATCCCGTCGGCGGCTTCGTACGACTGCGAGCTGGCCAAGGACGTGGCGCGGGTGCCGGGCGACGCGACGAAGAACATGCTCGCGGCCTACAACGCCGGTGCGTACGCGGTCATCAAATATGGCGGGGTGCCGCCGTACAAGGAGACCCAGGGGTACGTGAAGACGATCACGACCCTGGCGCAGAGCTTCGCGAAGCCGGTCGGCCGGGTCGCGCCGTCCCAGCAGGCCGCCGGGGCCATCTACTTCGCGCAGAAGCAGCTCGGCACCCCGTACCTGTGGGGCGGCAACGGAACGCCCGACCAGGACGGTCGGTTCGACTGCTCGGGGCTGACGAAGGCCGCGTACGAGACGGTGGGGATCGAGCTGCCGCGCGTCGCCAACGACCAGTACAACGCGGGGGCGCACCCCTCGCGGGCGGAACTGCTCCCCGGTGATCTGGTCTTCTTCTCCGACGATCTGACGAACTCCCGCGAGATCCGGCACGTCGGTCTCTACGTGGGCGGCGGCTACATGATCAACGCCCCCTACACGGGTGCGGTGATCCGCTTCGACAAGATCGACACACCCGACTACTTCGGTGCGACCCGTGTCACGAAGGACGGTGCGCAGGCCTTGCCCGAGCCCAAATCGGCGGCGAGGGCGTCTTGA
- a CDS encoding thioesterase family protein — MGATEAFFERVDTGRFLATEYTRGPWDPGSQHAGPPAALLGRAVEDREGARADMRLARITYEILRPVPIGPLEVTTSVLRAGRSTEVVEAAIAPAGAPPVMLARALRIRVAPEAVPAVAPGPRLPTPGEVAVTPFFPVPWETGYHSAMETRFTEGAFVELGPGTCWMRMNVALIAGEEVKPLDRVLVAADSGNGISSVMDFGRYVFVNSDLTVHLHRHPVGEWACVEARTSVDAAGIGLADALLHDEKGPIGRSAQSLFVAPR, encoded by the coding sequence ATGGGTGCTACTGAGGCGTTCTTCGAGCGGGTCGACACCGGGCGGTTCCTGGCCACCGAGTACACGCGCGGGCCCTGGGACCCCGGTTCGCAGCACGCCGGACCGCCGGCCGCGCTGCTCGGGAGGGCCGTCGAGGACCGGGAGGGCGCCCGCGCGGACATGCGGCTCGCCCGCATCACGTACGAGATCCTGCGCCCGGTGCCGATCGGCCCGCTGGAGGTCACCACCAGCGTGCTCCGGGCCGGCCGCAGCACCGAGGTGGTCGAGGCGGCCATCGCGCCCGCCGGCGCCCCGCCGGTGATGCTCGCCCGCGCCCTGCGGATCCGGGTGGCACCGGAGGCGGTGCCGGCCGTGGCCCCGGGGCCGCGGCTGCCGACGCCCGGGGAGGTGGCGGTGACGCCGTTCTTCCCGGTGCCGTGGGAGACCGGCTACCACTCGGCGATGGAGACCCGCTTCACCGAGGGCGCGTTCGTCGAGCTGGGCCCGGGCACCTGCTGGATGCGGATGAACGTCGCGCTGATCGCGGGCGAGGAGGTCAAGCCGCTGGACCGGGTGCTGGTCGCGGCCGACTCGGGCAACGGCATCAGCTCGGTCATGGACTTCGGGCGGTACGTGTTCGTCAACAGCGACCTGACGGTGCACCTGCACCGCCACCCCGTCGGGGAATGGGCCTGCGTGGAGGCCCGTACCAGCGTGGACGCGGCCGGCATCGGCCTCGCCGACGCCCTGCTGCACGACGAGAAGGGGCCGATCGGCCGCAGCGCGCAGAGCCTGTTCGTGGCCCCCCGCTGA
- a CDS encoding LysE family translocator gives MTEVIAVAVITLLAVISPGADFAMVVRNSYLYGRPTGLFAAAGVAAGVLVHVSYTMLGVGLLIASSTALFTAIKLAGAAYLVWIGIRTFRARADLTVDLEGKAALTRLGALRSGFLTNVLNPKTTLFVVSTFTQVVNPDTQVWQQAGYGLFMSVAHLAWFGAVALFFSNSRLRERMLKAQKALNRAIGSVLVGLGVGLGFAR, from the coding sequence ATGACAGAAGTGATCGCAGTCGCCGTCATCACCCTCCTCGCCGTGATCAGCCCGGGCGCCGATTTCGCCATGGTGGTCCGCAACAGCTACTTGTACGGGCGTCCGACCGGGCTTTTCGCCGCGGCGGGCGTCGCGGCGGGCGTGCTGGTGCACGTGTCGTACACGATGCTCGGGGTCGGTCTGCTGATCGCCTCCTCGACCGCGCTGTTCACGGCGATCAAGCTGGCGGGCGCCGCCTACCTGGTGTGGATCGGGATCCGTACGTTCCGGGCGCGGGCCGATCTGACCGTGGACCTGGAGGGGAAGGCGGCCCTGACCCGGCTGGGCGCGCTGCGGTCGGGGTTCTTGACCAACGTGCTCAATCCGAAGACCACGCTGTTCGTGGTGTCGACGTTCACGCAGGTGGTCAACCCGGACACCCAGGTGTGGCAGCAGGCGGGGTACGGGCTGTTCATGTCGGTGGCGCACCTGGCCTGGTTCGGCGCGGTGGCGCTGTTCTTCTCGAACTCCCGGCTGCGCGAGCGGATGCTGAAGGCGCAGAAGGCGCTGAACCGGGCCATCGGCTCGGTGCTGGTGGGGCTGGGGGTCGGGCTGGGCTTCGCGCGCTGA
- a CDS encoding GNAT family N-acetyltransferase — MHLTLRPFRPSTDSAPLLDWIAGPAELVTWAGPAFGWPLDDAQLAAYAAEPGRHTWTAVSDTDRPLGHISLRRHPDAPGARVGRVLIAPDARGRGLGEILLTQAIDRAFGELGLTELDLGVYAHNTAAVRLYEKLGFQTQQVLRDVEQVEGVWWTALQMRLTSPNSPQ; from the coding sequence ATGCACCTCACCCTGCGCCCGTTCCGCCCCTCGACCGACTCCGCGCCCCTGCTCGACTGGATCGCCGGCCCCGCCGAGCTCGTCACCTGGGCGGGCCCCGCGTTCGGCTGGCCCCTGGACGACGCCCAGCTCGCCGCCTACGCCGCCGAGCCCGGCCGGCACACCTGGACCGCCGTCTCCGATACGGACCGCCCCCTCGGCCACATCTCCCTGCGCCGCCACCCCGACGCCCCGGGCGCCCGCGTCGGCCGCGTCCTCATCGCCCCCGACGCCCGCGGCCGGGGCCTCGGCGAGATCCTCCTCACCCAGGCGATCGACCGCGCCTTCGGAGAGCTGGGCCTGACCGAGCTCGACCTCGGCGTATACGCCCACAACACCGCCGCCGTCCGGCTCTACGAGAAGCTCGGCTTCCAGACCCAGCAGGTCCTGCGGGACGTCGAACAGGTCGAGGGCGTCTGGTGGACCGCCCTCCAGATGCGCCTGACCTCTCCCAACAGTCCACAATGA